Genomic window (Kosakonia sp. BYX6):
TCAATCTCTTGCTCGCCCGGCAAAACGCCGCCTTTCAGTTTGAAATCTTTAAAGCCGTAGCGATCCTGCGAAGCTTCCGCTAAGCGCACCACCGCTTCGCTGTTCATCGCTTCCTGATGACGCAACTGATACCACTCATGGCTGCCCGGCGTGGCATCGAGATACGGCAAGTCGGTTTTAGTGCGATCACCGACATAGAACAGATACCCGAGCACGGTGACCGCGTCGCGCTGTTTGCCGGGGCCAAGCAGTTCACACACCGGCACATTCAACGCCTTGCCTAACAAATCGAGCAGCGCGGCTTCCAACGCCGCCACGGCGTTCACGCGCAGTTCGAAAGTCCAGGCGCCTTTCCCGAAGGTGTCGAAATCCGCCACCTGGTTGCCTTTGTGCACGCGCTGCACCACTTTATTAAGCCGCGCCACTTCCTGGCCCACCACCATCGGCGTGGCATCGACCAGGGTTTTATAGATGACCTCGCCGCCCGGCGCTTCGCCAACGCCGGTGTTCCCGGCGTTGTCTGTGAGCACCACAATGTTGCGAGTAAAGTAAGCGTTATGCGCGCCGCCGATGTTCATCAACATGCTGTCATGTCCGGCAACCGGAATGACTTTCATATCCGTGATAATCGGGCTTGCTTGTGTGTTCATCATTAACGTCCTGTCACAGGTTTCAATACGATACGGGTGATATTCCCCACCAGCACCAGGTAGCTGAGAACCGCCACCAGCGCATGGATACCGACATAAATCAGCGCGCCGTTAAACGAACCTGTAGTACCAACGATGTAACCGATCGCAATCGGCGTGACGATGCCGGAGATGTTGCCGAACATGTTGAACAGGCCGCCGCTCAGGCCGCTGATCTCTTTCGGCGCGGTATCCGCCATAACGGCCCAACCCAGCGCGCCAATGCCTTTACCGAAGAAGGCCAGCGCCATGAAAGCGATGATCAGCGTTTCTGAATCGGTGTAGTTACAGAACACCATGCTCATGGAGAGCAGCATGCCCAGCACAATCGGCGTTTTACGTGCGACGTTCAGGGAACCGTAGCGGCGCATTAACCAGTCGGAAATGATCCCGCCGAGCACACCGCCAACAAATCCGCAGATCGCCGGAATGGACGCGACAAAGCCCGCTTTCAGAATCGACATGCCGCGCGCCTGCACCAGATAAACCGGGAACCAGGTGATGAAGAAGTAGGTCAGCGCGTTAATGCAGTATTGGCCCAGGTATACGCCAATCATCATGCGCGAACCGAGCAACTGTTTGATTTGGCCCCATTTCTCGGAGAACGGCACATTCTGTTTGCTGCTCTTCTGATCCATATTGATCAGCGCGCCGCCTTCAGCGATGTACTCCAGCTCTTTTTTGTTCACGCCCGGATGTTGGTTCGGCTCGTGGATCATTTTCTGCCACAGGAAGCTGATAAAAATCCCCAGACCGCCCATGAAGAAGAAGACGTGCGACCAGCCCACTTCGTGGGTCAGCCAGCCCATGATCGGGGCGAAAATGACGGTGGCGAAGTATTGCGCGGAGTTGAAAATCGCCACCGCCGTGCCCCTTTCTTGCGCCGGGAACCAGGCCGCGACGATACGGCTGTTACCAGGGAAGGAAGGTGATTCGGCCAGACCGACCATAAAGCGCAACGTGAAGAGCGCGACGATGATGCCAAAACCACTGAAGATATCGACGAAGCCCTGCAACAGGGTAAACAGCGACCAGGTGAAGATGGACCAGAAGTAGACGCGTTTGGATCCGAAGCGGTCAAGCAACCAGCCGCCCGGAATCTGGCCGATGACATACGCCCAGGAAAACGCGGAGAAGACATAACCCATACCAACTGGGTCGAGGCCGATGGCTTTGGACATTTCTGAACCGGCAATCGACAGGGTGGCGCGGTCGCCGTAGTTGAAGGATGTGACGATAAACAGCATCACCACTATCCAGTAGCGGGCGTTCGTGCGCTTTTCAGCGCCGCTCGCCGCCTGGCTTAATGAACTCATGATTGTACTCCCGAAGCAAAATGTTCTTTTCGACATGCATCCTGTACGGCGCAACCTGTAGGGGAAGACAGGATGATGCGGTTGTGTTTTTTTGCGGCTCCTGCGCGGTTTTTCGCCCGGCGGGCCACATTTTTTTAACTGGCGAGAAAAAGTATATGAAGCGCCCCTTTATCTCTCACCGTGCAGCAACACAACATTCATCGGACCCCGACCGCTGGTTTATTGCATTAGCCCAGGGCGATGGGGAGTACTTCACGAAAATGGAAACACAGCGGGGGTGTGCAGGGCTTAAAGAG
Coding sequences:
- a CDS encoding MFS transporter — protein: MSSLSQAASGAEKRTNARYWIVVMLFIVTSFNYGDRATLSIAGSEMSKAIGLDPVGMGYVFSAFSWAYVIGQIPGGWLLDRFGSKRVYFWSIFTWSLFTLLQGFVDIFSGFGIIVALFTLRFMVGLAESPSFPGNSRIVAAWFPAQERGTAVAIFNSAQYFATVIFAPIMGWLTHEVGWSHVFFFMGGLGIFISFLWQKMIHEPNQHPGVNKKELEYIAEGGALINMDQKSSKQNVPFSEKWGQIKQLLGSRMMIGVYLGQYCINALTYFFITWFPVYLVQARGMSILKAGFVASIPAICGFVGGVLGGIISDWLMRRYGSLNVARKTPIVLGMLLSMSMVFCNYTDSETLIIAFMALAFFGKGIGALGWAVMADTAPKEISGLSGGLFNMFGNISGIVTPIAIGYIVGTTGSFNGALIYVGIHALVAVLSYLVLVGNITRIVLKPVTGR